The following are encoded together in the Balaenoptera acutorostrata chromosome 9, mBalAcu1.1, whole genome shotgun sequence genome:
- the LOC103013964 gene encoding olfactory receptor 52M1-like, whose amino-acid sequence MYLLAVVGNVTILALVKLESSLHQPMYFFLCMLAVNDLVLSTSTMPKLLTIFWFGACHIDLDTCLTQMFFIHCFVTVESGIFLAMAFDHYVAICDPLCHTSMLTHAVVGRLGPAALLHVVLYIGPLPLMIHLRLPLYRTQIIAHSYCKYMAVVTLACSDTTVNNLYGMGIGFLVLILDLLAITASYVMIFRAVMGLATPEVRLQTLGTCSSHICAILVFYIPIAVSSLTHCFGHHVPPHIHILLANFYLLIPPILNPIVYAVHTKQI is encoded by the coding sequence atgtacctgttggctgtGGTGGGGAATGTGACCATCCTGGCCTTGGTAAAGTTGGAGAGCAGCCTGCACCAGCCCATGTACTTCTTCCTGTGCATGTTGGCTGTCAATGACTTGGTCCTGTCAACCTCTACCATGCCCAAACTGCTAACCATCTTCTGGTTTGGTGCCTGTCACATTGACCTAGATACTTGCTTGACCCAAATGTTCTTTATCCACTGCTTCGTCACGGTAGAGTCAGGCATCTTCCTTGCCATGGCTTTTGATCACTATGTGGCCATCTGTGACCCACTATGCCACACCTCAATGCTCACCCATGCAGTGGTAGGACGTTTGGGCCCGGCTGCCCTCCTCCATGTAGTACTCTACATTGGACCCCTGCCCCTGATGATTCACCTGAGGCTGCCCCTTTACCGGACCCAAATCATTGCCCACTCCTACTGTAAGTACATGGCCGTGGTCACCTTGGCATGTAGTGACACAACAGTCAACAACTTATATGGAATGGGAATTGGCTTCCTGGTATTGATCCTGGATTTATTAGCCATCACTGCCTCCTATGTGATGATTTTTAGGGCTGTAATGGGGTTGGCCACCCCTGAGGTTAGGCTTCAAACCCTAGGAACATGCAGTTCTCATATTTGTGCTATCCTTGTCTTCTATATCCCCATTGCTGTTTCCTCTCTCACTCACTGCTTTGGCCATCATGTCCCTCCCCATATCCATATACTTTTGGCCAACTTTTACCTCCTCATTCCACCCATCCTCAACCCAATTGTTTATGCTGTTCACACTAAACAAATTTGA